A region of the bacterium genome:
CCGCGGCGCGTTGTCACTGGATCGTCACGTTTCCGGGCCCCGCGGGCCGCCGTGCTATCCTCGGCTTCTTCGTGGAGGCGAGCGGGGGTGGGTCGGCTGCGGGCGGTGATCGGTCTCGAGGTTCACGCCCAACTCCGGACGCGGACGAAGCTCTTCTGCGCCTGTCCGAACGAGCACGGCGGCGAGCCGAACAGCCGCGTCTGCCCGGTCTGCCTCGGCCTTCCCGGCGCGCTTCCGGTCCCGAACCGCGAGGCGGTCCGCCTCGCCGCGCGTTTCGCCCTCGCCGTCGGCGCGGACCTGCGCCGCCGCTCGACGTGGGCTCGCAAAAACTACTTCTACCCCGACCTTCCGAAGGGATACCAGATCAGCCAGTTCGAGCGTCCGCTGGCGCTCGGCGGCGCCGTGCGGGTCGAGCCGGCCGGCGGGCCGGTCGAACACTGGCCGTTGCGCCGGCTGCACGTCGAAGAGGACGCGGGGAAGTCGGTCCACGAGGGGCTCGGCGACGATGTCACCGGCATCGACCTCAACCGCTGCGGCGCCCCTTTGGTCGAGATCGTGAGCGAGGCGCGCGAGGCCGATCCGGAGACGGCGCAGCGGTTCCTCGAACGGCTGCGCGCGGCGCTGCGCGCGACCGGCGTCTCGGCGGCCGACATGGAGAACGGCACGCTCCGCTGCGACGTCAACGTCTCGGTCCACGAGGAGGACGCACCGTGGGGGACGCGGGTCGAGGTGAAGAACCTCAACTCGTTCCGCGCGGTGCGGCGGGCGCTGGCGCACGAGTTCGAGCGGCAGTCGGCGCTGCTCGCGGCGGGCGGGACGGTCGCGCAGGAGACGCGCCTCTGGGACGAGGCGCGCGGCGCGACGCGGCCGATGCGCTCGAAGGAAGAGGACCGCGACTATCGCTACTTCCCCGAGCCCGACCTGCCGGAGCTGGCGATCGACGACGCGCTCTTCGCCGAGGCGGCGGAGGCGATGCCCGAGCCGCCCGACGCGCGGCGGGATCGCTACGCGGCGGAGTTCGGGCTGACCGCGGCCGACGCGGAGCGGCTGGCGCTCGAACCGCCGCTCGCCGACTACTTCGAGCGGGCCGCGGCGGCGTCGGGGCGCCCGCGCGCGGCGGCGAACTGGACGCTGACCGAACTGCTCGGCCGGCTCAACGCCGAGAGGCGCGGCGCCGACGCGTGCCCGCTGCCGCCCGAGCGCCTGGGGGCGATCGTCAGGATGGCGGCCGACGGGACGCTGACCGGACCGGCGGCGAAGGAGGTCTTCGACGCCGCGTGGGACGGCGCCGATCCCGCGGAGGTCGTCGCGGCGCGCGGCCTCGCGGCGCTCGTCGATCCGGCGGCGCTCGAGGCGGCCGCGGCGGCCGCGCTGGCCGCGCACCCGGCGGAGGCGGAGCGCTGCCGCGCCGGGAAGAGCGCGCTCGTCGGCTTCTTCGTCGGCGAAGTGGTGAAGGGACTGCGCGGCGCCTCGCCGCGCGCGGCGCGCGAGGTTCTGGAGCGCCTCTTGGACGGAAGCCGATGATCGTTTTCGACCACGTGACCAAGCGGTACGACGGGCGGCCGGCGGCGTTGTTCGACGTCTCGTTCCGCGTGCGGCCGGGCGAGTTCGTCACCGTGACCGGACCCTCCGGCGCGGGGAAGACGACGCTGCTGCAGATGATGTATCGCGAGATCGTGCCGACGACCGGGACGGTCTCGTTCGAGGGACGCGACCTCGCGCATATCTCGTGGCGGGACATCCCGCACGTGCGGCGGAAGATCGGCGTCGTCTTCCAGGACTTCCGCCTCCTGCCGCGGCGGACGGTCGCCGAGAACATCGGGCTCGTGCTGCGCGCGCTCGGCTGGTCGAACGAGCGGCGGCGCGACCGGACGCGCCGCGTGTTGGAGTGGGTCGGGCTGCAGCGGCGCGCCGACGCCTTCCCGCTCGAGCTCTCCGGCGGCGAGCAGCAGCGGGTGGCGATCGCCCGCGCCCTCGCGCCGGAGCCGCGGCTTCTCCTGGCCGACGAGCCGACCGGCAACCTCGACCTCACCCTCTCGCTGGAGATCCTCGGATTCCTGCGCGAGATCCACGCCCGGGGGACGACGGTGATCCTGGCCACGCACGACGTCGCGCTGATCGAGAAGGCGGGGGTGCGCTCGCTGCACCTCTCCGGCGGCCGCCTCTGGGAAGGCGCCGCGGGGAGGCCGCGATGAGCCGCGTCTGGCGTGGGATCGTCGAGGCGGTGCGCAACGCCTTCGTCGACGTGCTGCGGCGGCCGCTCTTCGCGCTGCTCGCGGTGCTGACGATGGCCGTGGCGGTGACCGTCCTCGCGGGGTTCACGCTTCTCGCCCGCGGGGCGAAGGAGTTCTACGGTCGGCTGGTCGCCGACTCGCCGGTCGAGGTCTATCTCCGCCCGACCGCGGCGCCGGACGACGTCGCCTCGCTCGAGGCGCTGTTGAAGCGCGATCCGACGGTGGAGCGGGTCGAGCGGATCTCGCCCGACCAGGCGCTCGCCGAGTTCGTGAAGCTCTATCCCGACCTGGGCGATGTGCGGCAGTTGCTCGGCGACAACCCGCTGCCGGCCTCGCTGCGCGCGACGGTGCGCAAGGCCGATCCGGCGGCGGTGGCCTCGCTCGTCCGCGCGGCGCGGGCCCATCCGGCGGCGATCTCGGTGCGCTACGACCGGGAATGGATCGAGGGGCTCTCGCGCGTCGGCGAGGGGCTGCGCCTCTTCGCGCTTATCGGCTCGGCGGCGCTGATGTTCGCGGCGCTCGTCACGGTCGGCGCGGTGGTGCGGCTGGCGCTCGACGACAAGCTGGACGAAGTGAAGCTGCTGCGCCTCGTCGGGGCGCCGGCGTCGTTCGTCCTCGCGCCGGTCTTCCTGTCGGGCGGCATTCTCGGCGGGGCCGGGGCGGCGGTCGCGCTCGGCGCGGTCGGCGTCGCGCGCAGCACGGCGGTCGGCTGGGCGGGGGCGACGCCGTTCGGCGTCTTCCTGCGCGCCGCGCTCGGCAGCGAGCTGCCGCTCGGCCCCGGCGCCGCCCTGCTGGCGTTCGGCTTCGCGGCCGGCGCGATCTCGGCCGGGATCGCCGCGGGCCGCGCCGCTCTGCGCTGAGCCGCGGGACGCGCGCTGCGCCGAACCGCGGGGGCCGCGCGGGCGAACAGGCCGCCGGCGCCGACGGGGCGACGCCGTGCGTCTTGATTCGGGCGGCCGACGTCGAGGCGGGCGGGGCGCTCCAGCGAAACGACCATCTCCTCGACTGCGCCGCGCATCCCTTCGGCCCCGATCGAGGGACGGCGGCGTTATGCTGCGCCGAACGCAGGGGCGTGCCGTCGCCGGGGAGGGGGGAACGATGCGTTTGAAGTCGCTTGGTCGATGGGTTGTCGTCGGCGTCGCGCTGGCGTGCGCTTTTGGAACGGTGTTCGCGGAAGCGCCTGCCGCCGACGGTCGGGGAAAGATCGAGGTTCGCGGTCGGGCGCTCGTCGATGGTCGGCCGACGTCGGCCACCGTTGGATGGATGCGCGAGGATCTCCGCTTCATCGTCGACGTCAAGACGGACGACGGAGGGAACTTCGTCGTGCGGTTGCCGCAGGCGGGCCGCTACTCGGCGGTGGTCCTGGCGACGGGGGGAGGCGGATTCGAGCGACAGATCGACGTGCCGGAGAAGGGACTCTCCGCGCTCGAGCTTGCCGCGCCGACCGGCGCGGTCGTCGGCGTCGTGGTCGGTCCCGGCGGCGCGCCGCTCGCGGACGTCTACGTGGCGGCGAAGAGGGCCGACCGCCGCCGGAGCGGCGGCGGGGCGTTTTCCGGACCCGACGGGCGTTTCCGTATCTGCGCCGTGGAGCCTGGCGCCTATCGCTTGGTCGCTTCGAAGGAGGGTCTCGCGTCGGTCGTCGTGCCGCCGATCGAGGTCGGCGCGACGGACGCGACCGCGCCGCCGATCGCGCTCGACGAAGGGAGGACGCTCGCCCTTCGCTTCGTCGATCCCTCGGGCGCCGCCGTCGAGCCGGTCCACGTCGGCGTCTGCAGCGAAGAAGGCGACGACCTCCACCAGAGCGCGACGCGGCGCGCCGACGGCGCGTGGGTCCTTCGCGCGAAGAGCGACGTGCGGCTTCGCGTCTGCGAGCAGAAGGCGGGGGGCGCGGTTCTCGCCGTGCGGCTCGAGGGGGGCGCGACGAGGACGATCGCGCTGCCGGCGCCCGGCGCGATCCGCATCCGCTTCGTCGCCCGCGACGGCAAGGACGCCATCGTTGGCGCCGACGGCGCCGGCGACCCTGTCTTCACGGCCTTCCCCTCGGCCTGCGGGATGGCGGGCAACCGCAAGCTGGGCGGCCCGGTCGCTTCGGGCGGCGAGAGGCTCGTTCAGCCGCTCGCTCCGGGCCGGTACTTGGTCCGGGCGGTCCGAACCGAGGTCCTCGCCTCCCGCGAAGTGGTGGTGCGCTCGGGGGAGACGACGACGGTCGAGCTGCGCGCCGACTGAGACGCGGCGGCGCTTGCCGGATGCCGCGGGGCGCGGTTCCAGCCGACGTGGCTTTGTCGCCGAAGAGTCGAAGAGCATGAGTCCGGTCGCCGGTTCGTCGGCCGGGCCTCGGCGCGGCGCGTCGACCTGCGCACGGTGAAGCCGAGATTGTTGCACGGGGGACGGCCTGCGGACTCAGTAGGCGTTTGCGTCTCGAAGCCGCGCGCGAAAGGACCGGAATCGCCTTCCCGCGGCGTCCGGCGGGGGCCGAGGGCTCTCCGCGCGGAGGGCCCCGGCCGCCGCAACAGTCTCGGCTTCACTGTGGGGAAGGCCCTCGCCCCGTCGGTCGCTCGTCCCCGGCCCGGAGCGCCGGACCAGAGCCGATCCCCCGTTCGGGTTGACCCATCCTCCGCGGAGGGGACGCGTCTTTGGAAAATCGGCGCAAGTAGGGCGAACGTACTTGACAAGTAAGGCGAAAAAATGAGCTAATGGGCGCGTCGAAAAGGGGGAGCCCATGGCCACCGGCGCGATCCCGTCGTCCGACCTGCCCGCCGCGTCCGCGGCGGCGGTCCCGTCCTTTCCGTGCGCGGCGTCCGCCGCGCGCGACGACGGCGGCGGCCCCCGCCCCGCGGCCGGCCGTGCCGCGGCGGTACC
Encoded here:
- the gatB gene encoding Asp-tRNA(Asn)/Glu-tRNA(Gln) amidotransferase subunit GatB; translation: MGRLRAVIGLEVHAQLRTRTKLFCACPNEHGGEPNSRVCPVCLGLPGALPVPNREAVRLAARFALAVGADLRRRSTWARKNYFYPDLPKGYQISQFERPLALGGAVRVEPAGGPVEHWPLRRLHVEEDAGKSVHEGLGDDVTGIDLNRCGAPLVEIVSEAREADPETAQRFLERLRAALRATGVSAADMENGTLRCDVNVSVHEEDAPWGTRVEVKNLNSFRAVRRALAHEFERQSALLAAGGTVAQETRLWDEARGATRPMRSKEEDRDYRYFPEPDLPELAIDDALFAEAAEAMPEPPDARRDRYAAEFGLTAADAERLALEPPLADYFERAAAASGRPRAAANWTLTELLGRLNAERRGADACPLPPERLGAIVRMAADGTLTGPAAKEVFDAAWDGADPAEVVAARGLAALVDPAALEAAAAAALAAHPAEAERCRAGKSALVGFFVGEVVKGLRGASPRAAREVLERLLDGSR
- the ftsE gene encoding cell division ATP-binding protein FtsE gives rise to the protein MIVFDHVTKRYDGRPAALFDVSFRVRPGEFVTVTGPSGAGKTTLLQMMYREIVPTTGTVSFEGRDLAHISWRDIPHVRRKIGVVFQDFRLLPRRTVAENIGLVLRALGWSNERRRDRTRRVLEWVGLQRRADAFPLELSGGEQQRVAIARALAPEPRLLLADEPTGNLDLTLSLEILGFLREIHARGTTVILATHDVALIEKAGVRSLHLSGGRLWEGAAGRPR
- a CDS encoding permease-like cell division protein FtsX, which gives rise to MSRVWRGIVEAVRNAFVDVLRRPLFALLAVLTMAVAVTVLAGFTLLARGAKEFYGRLVADSPVEVYLRPTAAPDDVASLEALLKRDPTVERVERISPDQALAEFVKLYPDLGDVRQLLGDNPLPASLRATVRKADPAAVASLVRAARAHPAAISVRYDREWIEGLSRVGEGLRLFALIGSAALMFAALVTVGAVVRLALDDKLDEVKLLRLVGAPASFVLAPVFLSGGILGGAGAAVALGAVGVARSTAVGWAGATPFGVFLRAALGSELPLGPGAALLAFGFAAGAISAGIAAGRAALR
- a CDS encoding carboxypeptidase-like regulatory domain-containing protein, with protein sequence MREDLRFIVDVKTDDGGNFVVRLPQAGRYSAVVLATGGGGFERQIDVPEKGLSALELAAPTGAVVGVVVGPGGAPLADVYVAAKRADRRRSGGGAFSGPDGRFRICAVEPGAYRLVASKEGLASVVVPPIEVGATDATAPPIALDEGRTLALRFVDPSGAAVEPVHVGVCSEEGDDLHQSATRRADGAWVLRAKSDVRLRVCEQKAGGAVLAVRLEGGATRTIALPAPGAIRIRFVARDGKDAIVGADGAGDPVFTAFPSACGMAGNRKLGGPVASGGERLVQPLAPGRYLVRAVRTEVLASREVVVRSGETTTVELRAD